The Silene latifolia isolate original U9 population chromosome Y, ASM4854445v1, whole genome shotgun sequence sequence taagaattactagttaattttgtgtgtgacatattttattaatatgttagtttttaatatgttaaaaatacattacattgtaacatgtcatgtaacatgtgacaaaaattaacaaatgacaaaataaaatggactacccattttatccaagtgtaccgaaatattggaggggtTTATGGtttatattgtattttattttaaataagaacATAATGATTAAACATAATACCTAGCCTTGTATATCTAGTCtattcttgagaagaacaagaccatgcattggcctaaAAAGCCACCCCCAACCACCCGGTTTTTTGAAGAGAAAACAAAagggttttctcttatttttacacTACATACATTGATATTCtagtagtgtattattcattcaactactctctacaatttgtgaaacattttagagaaagaaaactcaTAAAAATCCTCTCatcttaaccgaaataagagagaacaaaattaatattttgtgtcaagtTTATGCAAGATTTTAATTAATCatgtattaattaattataattattaagggTATTACcatgggtataattccttaggagagattctcaacttgaatcttattcttccattttggaaagctcaagaactagtaagtaggtgaacttactagtgcccaattatccgaaattatcaatgtaagaattgatttttctccttatactttgtaatagttttgcatgcataagatacgatttaattttatgactaaattaaactatcatactatgaatatgtaaacatatgagattaatgaatcccaacagaTATGGCTAAGGATCtaatattagtgagttacgaggacgtaacatttatcttaagaggagtaggatgcgacaaagagagcttgatggttgtacatgttgcggtataattggaagtttgagccttggtgtagaataaaggatcttggtgtagaataaaggatggatttgtgttatggttgatattattaaaggtcatggccgtgcatGTACTAgtgcgatgtttaggaatgggagaatacttcgatagtgttaacatttggatgatgatgtttatgactTCGATAGTGTTcatagttggatgatgatgtttatgagttcgatagtgttgacacttggatgatgatgtttatgagttcgatagtgttgacagttggatgatgatgcttattggtcggactcacttggagcttaattttcgtttacttgtcgttaggagtacctagaccaaaacaatatttataacttcacaaacaactctactattagtaaagggacaattaaaggtcggatcccaagggacgggtattgatgtaggattttcgattgtaagtagcggtgtctaggggtgtcacgatttgggttgagatgagaagatcactaaactaaatagcaataaaagtaaacaagcaagatgattaaaatgagatgtaaacaattgataaaaagcactagggtgtaatgaggtcataggggattcatgggaattgatcatacaaacatattctcaaattataggcaagcaattattgttgtgatggatcgagttggtttatatcttacaatcctaggaaggtttgggtcccggagccgaatcgattagattgtacaacacctacaagtcgaattaatcctccctactcaactgtatgtatggtctaatgagactcgagttggtttatatcttacaagtctcattgaaaaggtaagtgatgggtaaaaaatgcaaggattcataggctcgcatttcatcaaacataacatgtgcataagttgagatcacaacaatcaaggaaataaattatgaaaacatattaaattaagcatgaatcatcccccatgttggtttcccctaattacccattaaccctagttaaggaaactactcactcattatcaagtttaacatgttaataaggtcgtcaatcatattaacaaagcaaaacatgatgaataaataaagatgattaacaataattaaaaagggattaagagaattatacctactaatgattccaaaataaagcaaagaataatagaactacttgatgaatgattggaaggttgtcaatctcccaataataacccaaataatcttcaattacccaaaataaaagatgaacaaaagagaaattaaggaaatgagatttgtattaatatttgattagaagttgattacaagattaagaagatattagaatgatataaactctactaaagattgataagaagaacatgcctaatctaattagactaatggggtatttatagtggggattaggtacacatgttagggtttactaagggcttaaatgacgattaagtccttgaggattcgctcctctcagaaaatatgcgagtctcttttttgccggtctttcataaatatgcgcatctttcatggagggaagaaaaggacgtgtgggcctgtaagagaatccgggcgtccaaggtgttgggacgggcggatttcgtggtggctggacgggcggattgatagcaaagacgagcggattgtggcatggttggacgggcgtcttgatggcaaagacgctcggattcctgaagtgttggacgggcgtcttgcctggtTGGACGGGCAGATTGGGTTCCAGCCTTCTTTTCTTCCtatcttcttccaataatcctccaggatttagtcggggatgcaaggatttcttcatcattgcccatctactataatatgtacaaaggccttctagtcttgtcttctctttgatgcttggtcattagattcgatcgatttagctctattttgccatgaaaatgcaaggtttggacTCCTCTccaccaaggaaacaaaacctcaaagaatatgcaaaacaaaagactaaagatagtaaatgacccgaatatgtactaaaaagcataggaacgaggctaattcggggactaaatatgctcaaataatggtcacatcaaatatccccaaaccggaccttttctcgtcccgagtaaagaggtgacaaaactaggactgttatttaaactatcctactaacatagccgacatgagacaattagcgggtctcactctgccccttcacctcacaacaagacaacgatgaggtaggatgccttcttgcaaggcaaggcgggtcttgccaaaatggcgacacatccaaacattaaagcacacaaaatcaagtcatggatgcatatacaaaagaatagccactttcctcatctaagtggcggaaattatctaaagggaaagcaattcaagggtacacactccttcatagatgaaatttcttcaaactactaagcctagaaggataccaataaatcacctccaagttgtgtcatgctagggtacctttgtcctcaatcgttaaatgcttttgtcaagaatagactccctatggtgttagaaacactggaggatcgcggaattcccccctcttgcctagacaagaagaagggtcgtcccctctctaccatgcacaaaaatggatacgatggataaagggatcgatagtatttgagttttatttgggagttttcttttgttgttgcttttccccccaatttcttgtggcatataacatttgagaacactttctttttgacatttcttttgatgtttggcatttcaatacttgacaactttcaacttttctttgcattttcttttgaacattttcaaagtcacctcaattagtaacgagggtgccttatatttgatgcataggagttttcatttttgttactcctcttttctttttatgcaattgcaaactttttcttttcttttcatttcttaaactcaaattttgaacaatttctttttgtgcccttttcctttgatgacaaaatgtggtagaacatggatgaaggatggttgcatggtttcaagggtcaccttggaataaacggtagccaaggagttatcagaccataaggtattcttgactaggccttaatccatgggtcaaaggatactagcataacacatcctagggtgttttacaagtattctaacaagcaaagtcttaagaagaaaaagcatctactagggcctatatacacttgtcaagcttcccaagtagatggtttcacaaaatttttctaacatgcaactatatgccatgatgcaactaacatatatacatcataATGCATacgattctaccaactagtatgccaaataatctaaatgcaatcctaaattcacattgtttataccgcatcaatcaaaataaagtcacatagtcattaacataaagaggaaaaaggagattggaaagatcataccatgcggtcttcaatttcatcatgtctcggatgtagcgtagtcaatcaatgtgaacaaggatgaactaacacaatatatacaatacaatatatacaagactacactacaaaggaaatgaacatgtttttgaattttttttcaattcttcaatttttttttcgaaatttttgatttttttggatttttgaataaaagtcaagttagaatttcccatccccacactagtatgggcattgtcctcaatggccaatacgataggaaattatgcaagtatgatgcatgatttctaaactaaatgcaaactacacttagctacactacatgatgcatggatttttgttatggcggagagcgtaatttaaattacctcccgatgcatatgcatggacttccccaaaccaaaatagacattatttctaacgtcttgaatttcggggtagttcatgcacatggaatgcaatgcatgaaactacaaattgtcattttggattttacaaattgggaacaataaaaagaacaccttaatggagccaaggtgttagtcctccatgttgctaggactcctcaaaatgaaaacaaatatGGTAAAAGTTATCAAAATatcaaattcttttcatgaaaattgaaaataaagagagaggaTAAAGAAAATTCACTTAAGCTTttgatgggtgcctcatgcccgctccatctagctatgaagagatctctagagatcgccatcatcccccTCTAGGTCACTATCCCGAACTTCTTTGGAAGCATCACTTGCATTaaagtccatgaactcatcttccTTGCTATTGAACTCCACCGTATCCCCACCCCAAGATTTATCACTCCCTTCGCCTTCTTGcccatttgctccttcatttTCTTTTTCCAAGTTTGAAGAGAATGTCCATTTGGACCCAAGAGGGAAACATCCCCTCCTCGCTAATCTTTCCTTGTTGAACCAAATTGTGGAATTGAGGGTAAAGAGCATAGTAGCTATCCACGGCGGCTTCATATTGACGCAAATGCATGTCTTGGAGAACCCCCATCACAAATTCATCTCGGGGAAGAATAAAGGGGTTAGGGTGATTGTATAGTTGGTATTGAAAAtggtagggaggtatcttgatcttttcattttgttgttgtggctcttgttgttgttggggattggtggtggtggtggtgcttgacttgcttgggttgggtttgcggGGATGAGGTATGACGGGATTGGTGATAGAGGACCCCTCCTTGGTGAAAGTCTTGGTAGACCGGTCATTGGCAAGTAGATTGGGTCACTCCCCTTTGTTATCCATTTGAttcttttatcaaccccctcgagggttatccaatgatgttgcacaAGAAGGAGTtcctcatttatccttgtattcccggaaagtggagtgtactcattgttctcgtTGAATTTTgtattgaaatgctttgcaatccttgtaatgagccctccattgaCGATATGTTTCATCCCATTGTCATCTTCGTTTCTAAACTTAGCCCACTTCTCAAGTAGTATGAGGGGCGCATTAAAATGGTatccaccccttccttggatttCGAGATacgactccatgaacacaaggtcgAGTTCGTTCACAATTGTCGGGTCCCGGCGTGCAAGGATGGTACCGGAAAGGAACTGGTAGGTGAGTCTCAAAATAGGGTTTTGAATttggaaagctagacactccttaatgtacatgaaatctcggccgatcatggccctccataggggtgcaacaaTATATTtcttcggttttgatgtccgggtaggcgagacatcaaggCCAAGCACgttagcaaattccactagagtcatcattctcgaaacactttccaacctaaattctatacaaatcgttttgttcaaggttgtgatttttaagaagcttaaaaattcaagaaCAAGGGATCGGTAGATTTGCTCGTGCATGTGAAATaaggtagagagaccaaacaattcaaaaagggcttccatttGATGGTAAATCCCAAGCTTCCTTAAAGTTCTATGGCATAAAAACTtggtagggagaatgttcttaccaagAAGTCGGTGAAAAACGAGCCTTTGCACTTCATTTACGAATTCAACATTAGAGAAGTCATCAAGCttggtaagatccacaatttcttcatgttcCCTTCTTAGAGTGTTGAGATGAGaagtagaagaacttcccctcactctaggtcttcttctatccctaaatagagatcctcttggtcccattATTTGATTGTAGAGttgaaatttttgatttgttgaagtatggagatgctctttgtggattgaatcttgcttttgaatcttttgaaaccctaaaaattggggcttttgtttttgtggagtgaatgagtgcttgggatatgttttggagtcataagagagtgggtttttataatacaagtggaaggaaggatgatgtgtcacaaattatgTGTGGGGGGGGGGAATAAAATTGTGAAAACCGGGAATAAAGGCCACagagagacgagcggattcgacctTGGGTtgttgccatgaaaatgcaaggagACACAATTCAGGCATCAGTCAACCAGAGGCTGACTCGCCTTTTTTTAGAGCACCTTAATGAAGGGAGCACTTACAAAATCAGAAAGTTCAGTGTATCATCAAACCGAGTGGGACTTGATATGGCAACAATTCACCCGTGCAAGATTTGGTTCGAGTATAGCACTAGGGTGGTACCGATTCCAAATGTAGATATTCCTCTTTCTACCCATGCTTTCTACACTTTCAATGAGGTCGTGTTTGGAGCAATGCCAAATAGACTTTATATTGGTAAGCAACAATGGCCTACAATTAATTTTTCATATATGCACCCTAAATGTTAACTACCAACTGAAAACTTTTGTTAACTAACAACTGAAAATTTCTGTGACAGACGTAATTGGAAGGTTGGAGCATATTTATCCAATAAGAGAGAGCAATGGAATGAAAAGGAGGACTATTGTTTTGGGCAATAATTTGGAAGTCGACTATATTCTATAAACAATATGCCAAACTTAACACCATATCAAAAATAATCATTACAAACTGTTTTTTCAGGAACCAAAACATGTGCTGCTCATTGTTTGGGGATTACCTTAAGCAAATTGCAGAAATTGAGCAAGAATTCATTAACAAACCAAAGCCAACATTGGTCATGCTTTTCGTAAAACGATCAGTTTATGAAGGTATAAATTTCTGGTGATTCAAATACCTTTTTCAGCATTACAAACACTTTGATGACTTACaaaatttaagaaaaaaatgTTGGAAAAAATTCTCATTATTTCCTACTATGCAGGGGAAGTTAGCATAACAACAACATGGGGTGCAACAAAAATATTGGTCAATCCAGATATGAACGAGGTGAAAGTGTTCAACAATGGGTATGACATCTAAATCCGTTTTTTGTGATGTTATTTTCTTTAGGGGAATATTAGGTGCATTAATTGTTATTGACCAGAAATGGCACAACATGAATTCTCAAGAAAACGTCCACCAAATGAAGCAGACCAAAaccgttaaaaaaattatttgaaAAAAACAGTCCAAATACAATCCAGAAACATTTTGAGTTCAAAATTTTTTTATCATTCCCACTTCAGCTTAAATTAATTAAGCCATTTTTCTTACCAGTTTTCCAGATGATGATGAACCCATCTTTGGGGCTCCAGAAACTCCTGGGTACCACCCTCCAATCCTCGCAAGTGCAAACATCAAAACACTATCAGAGATACCAAATTTAACCAAAGGAGGGGCATATGTCACAATGGCCAAGATTATTGAGTTAGATACATCTGATAATAGTTGGTACTACTACTCTTGCAAAGAATGCAGAACAAAAGTGAAGCAAGAAGAAGATGGGTTGTGGTATTGTGACAGGGAAAAAATTAACAATAATTGCACAATGAAGGGTGTGGGGGTGACATCACCAATACCAAGGTTTCAAGTCAAGTTTATTGTGACATATGAAGATCCAGATTCGGTTGAGTTCATTATTTGGGATGATGTAATGGTTGATTTGCTTGGGAAAATAGCACAAACCATCCTTGACGAAGATGAGGTAACCAAAATCTCATTTACGTACAGTTTGCAATAATATGTAACCAACTTATAATGTTACTGATTAATGTTTAAATATCGTTTCAGATGTACAGTGTCGTCCCTCCCCCAGATTTCAGGCCCCTACTAGACAGGACATTTGTGGCAAAAATTCGAGTGACTGATTTATATAACATTCAACAAAAATCGAAGTCATTTGGGGTGGTCAGTTTATGTGATGACCCAAGAACAATTGCTAAGTGGGATGCTATGAATAATGCAAGAAAGGTATAAGACCAATTAATGACTAACATTTACACACTTtattttttgtatgtttggttTTACTAATAAATATTGTCCTCCTTTAGGAACAAGC is a genomic window containing:
- the LOC141630663 gene encoding uncharacterized protein LOC141630663; its protein translation is MQGDTIQASVNQRLTRLFLEHLNEGSTYKIRKFSVSSNRVGLDMATIHPCKIWFEYSTRVVPIPNVDIPLSTHAFYTFNEVVFGAMPNRLYIDVIGRLEHIYPIRESNGMKRRTIVLGNNLEVDYIL